A stretch of the Geovibrio thiophilus genome encodes the following:
- the nuoF gene encoding NADH-quinone oxidoreductase subunit NuoF, with product MSEYKVEQIEVHVCMGTAGVASGGDAVMAALTGEFEKRGLTNTGVKERNCKTKQTGCRGLCARDVLIDVYIPGQGPITYEHVTAEMVPTIVEEHIVGGEIVAKWAAKKDYFEFYDKQKRYVLNDCGKVDPDSLEDYIAHGGYDALKKSLKMTSEEVIDEVKKSGLRGRGGGGFPTGLKWTFCRNSPGDLKYLICNADEGDPGAFMDRSIIEGNPHAVIEGMLIAAYAIGCKEGYIYCRAEYPLAIKRVKKALVDAEKAGYLGDNVLGSGFEFHLKLKEGAGAFVCGEETALIASIEGERGMPRSRPPFPAVKGLWQKPSNVNNVETFANLPVIILNGAEWYANIGTEKSKGTKIFALSGKVKSTGLIEVPMGISVRELIFEVGGGIPKKRKFKAVQLGGPSGGCLTEAHLDTRIDYDSLIAAGAMMGSGGVVVLDETNCMVNVAQFFLTFTQRESCGKCIPCRVGTKTMLDILDRITSGKGREGDIERLESLATDIKISSLCGLGQTAPNPILTTIRYFRDEYEAHIFKQKCPARECPELIEFVVVDERCKKCGICKKVCPVDAITWEKGQFAFIDKSKCVKCRECIVNCPFNSID from the coding sequence ATGAGCGAGTATAAAGTCGAACAGATAGAAGTGCACGTATGTATGGGAACCGCGGGAGTCGCCTCCGGCGGTGATGCCGTTATGGCAGCCCTTACCGGCGAGTTTGAGAAACGCGGCCTGACAAATACCGGCGTTAAAGAGCGCAACTGCAAAACCAAACAGACAGGCTGCAGGGGTCTCTGTGCCAGAGATGTTCTTATTGATGTGTATATCCCCGGTCAGGGACCCATCACTTATGAACATGTAACAGCGGAAATGGTTCCGACAATAGTTGAGGAGCACATAGTAGGCGGCGAAATCGTTGCTAAATGGGCTGCTAAAAAGGACTATTTTGAATTTTACGATAAACAGAAGCGTTATGTTCTCAATGACTGCGGAAAAGTCGACCCCGACAGCCTTGAGGACTACATAGCCCACGGCGGCTATGACGCTCTCAAAAAGTCTCTGAAAATGACCTCCGAAGAGGTCATTGACGAAGTCAAAAAATCCGGTCTCAGAGGCAGAGGGGGCGGCGGTTTCCCCACGGGACTTAAATGGACATTCTGCCGCAACTCCCCGGGAGATCTCAAATATCTTATCTGCAACGCGGATGAGGGTGACCCCGGCGCATTCATGGACAGATCAATAATTGAAGGGAACCCCCACGCGGTTATAGAAGGCATGCTTATAGCAGCTTACGCAATAGGCTGCAAAGAAGGCTACATATACTGCCGCGCTGAGTATCCCCTTGCGATCAAAAGGGTTAAAAAAGCCCTTGTAGACGCTGAAAAAGCCGGTTATCTCGGCGACAACGTTCTCGGAAGCGGTTTTGAGTTCCACCTCAAGCTGAAAGAGGGAGCGGGCGCCTTTGTCTGCGGCGAGGAAACGGCTCTCATAGCCTCCATCGAAGGCGAAAGAGGAATGCCCAGATCCAGACCTCCGTTCCCCGCTGTGAAGGGGCTCTGGCAGAAGCCTTCAAACGTTAACAACGTTGAGACTTTCGCCAACCTTCCCGTAATCATCCTCAACGGGGCGGAATGGTACGCTAACATAGGAACAGAGAAGTCCAAGGGAACAAAAATCTTCGCCCTATCCGGCAAGGTTAAGTCCACCGGACTTATAGAGGTTCCTATGGGAATCTCCGTCCGTGAGCTGATCTTTGAGGTCGGCGGGGGCATTCCCAAGAAAAGGAAATTCAAGGCCGTTCAGCTCGGCGGTCCCTCCGGCGGCTGTCTGACAGAAGCGCACCTTGATACAAGGATCGACTACGACTCGCTCATCGCGGCAGGCGCCATGATGGGTTCGGGCGGTGTGGTTGTTCTTGACGAAACCAACTGTATGGTGAACGTGGCTCAGTTCTTCCTTACCTTCACACAGAGGGAATCATGCGGAAAGTGCATACCCTGCCGTGTGGGTACAAAAACCATGCTGGACATCCTTGACAGAATAACATCCGGCAAGGGAAGGGAAGGCGATATAGAAAGGCTGGAATCTCTGGCTACTGACATTAAGATCTCTTCGCTCTGCGGTCTCGGACAGACTGCGCCGAACCCGATTCTGACCACCATCAGGTATTTCAGGGACGAGTATGAGGCGCATATCTTCAAACAGAAGTGTCCCGCGAGGGAATGCCCCGAACTCATAGAGTTTGTGGTTGTGGATGAAAGATGCAAGAAATGCGGCATCTGCAAAAAGGTCTGCCCCGTTGACGCTATCACGTGGGAGAAGGGACAGTTCGCATTCATCGATAAGTCCAAGTGCGTAAAGTGCCGTGAGTGCATAGTGAACTGTCCGTTCAACTCAATAGATTAA